The genomic region CTCGTCGAGCGCGGTGGGCATCGAGTCGATGTCGGTGCGGAGCATGGCGCACGCCTCGTCGACGAGGTCGATCGCCTTGTCGGGCAGGAACCGGTCGGAGATGTAGCGGTGCGACAGCACGGCCGCGGCGACCAACGCACCGTCCTGGATCCGCACGCCGTGGAAGATCTCGAACCGTTCGCGCAGTCCGCGCAGGATGGAGATGGTGTCCTCCACCGACGGTTCGTCGACCAGCACCGGCTGGAAGCGGCGTTCGAACGCGGCGTCGGATTCGATGTGCTTGCGGTACTCCTCGACGGTGGTGGCGCCGATGAGGTGCAGTTCGCCGCGGGCGAGCATCGGCTTGAGCATGTTCCCGGCGTCCATCGATCCCTCGGCGGCACCGGCGCCCACGACGGTGTGCAGCTCGTCGACGAACAGCAGGATCCGGCCTTCGGCCGCCCTGACCTCGCCGAGGACGGCCTTGAGCCGCTCCTCGAACTCGCCCCGGTACTTGGCTCCGGCGACCAGCGCCGCCAGGTCGAGCTGGAACACCGTCCGGTCGCGCAGTCCCTCAGGTACATCGCCCCGGTGGATGCGCTGGGCGAGGCCCTCGACGATCGCCGTCTTGCCGACCCCGGGGTCGCCGAGCAGCACCGGATTGTTCTTCGTCTTGCGGGAGAGGATCTGCACGATCCGGCGGATCTCGGAGTCGCGGCCGATGACCGGGTCGAGCCGATCGTCGCGGGCCTCCGCGACCAGGTCGCGGCCGTACTTCTCGAGCGCCTCGTAGGTGGCCTCGGGGTTCGCGGACGTCACCCGCTGGTTCCCGCGCACCTCGGTCAGGGCGGCGAGCAGCTTCTCCCTGGTGAGGCCGTTCTGGGCGAGGATCCGGCCGGCGGCGCCGGACTGTCCCTCGTCGACGAGGGCGAGCAGGAGGTGCTCGACCGACACGTACTCGTCCTTGAGCCGACCGGCCTCCCTGCTGGCGGCGTCCAGCAGGCGGGACAGCCGCTGGGTCACGTACACCTCGCCGGGTCGCGCGCCGGGTCCGGACACCCTGGGCCGGCGCCGCAGTTCGTTCTCGACCGCTTCGGCGACCGCGGCCGGATCTCCGCCCGAGGCGATCAGCAGGCGGCGCACCAGTCCCTCGGGTGGTTCGAGCAGCGCGGCCAGCAGGTGCTCGCCGTCCACCTCGACCTGGCCGAGGCGCACCGCTCGTGCCTGCGCGGCGTCAAGAGCCTCGCGGGACTTCTCGGTCAGCTTGTTCATGTCCATGGATGCACCTCGCCTCGGGCGGGTCGGGCACGGAGGAGCCGTTCGAGTTCGTCGATCCGGTCGAGCAGGTCGAGCACGACCCCGGTCGCCGTGTAGGTGATGCCGAGGTCGCGGCGCAGCCGTTCGATCCGGCCGGCGCGTGCCACCGCCGTCATCGCGAGTGTGTAGTGGCCGGCGGGGTCGATCTCCGCGTCGAGGAGACCCAGCGTCACCAGCCGTCGGACGAGGTCGGGATGCAGGTGCGCCGCGCCACAGAACGCGTCGAGGTCGAGGCCCTGGGTACGGGCGCCGGCGCGCACGAGCAGCGTCGTCATGACCTCTCCCTGGGGTTGAAGGACGAGACCTCCGCGAGCTCGCGGAACAGCTCCGTCTCCCGCGCGGTGGGGTTGGCCGGGACCATGATTCGGGCGTGCGCGTAGAGGTCGCCGGCGCGGTCACCGCGCCTCGAACCACGCGCCGGGCGGGGCAGGCCCTTGCCGCGCAGGCGGAGCTTGCGGCCGGTGGAGGTGCCGGGCTGGACGGTGACGGTCACCTGCTCGCCGTCCGGGATGGTGATGGCGACCTTCGTGCCGAGCACGCCCTCCCATGGCGCGAGGGGCAGATCGGTGTGCACGTCCCGGCCTTCGACCCAGAATCGGGGGCCGGGCACCAGCCGCACCACGAGGTAGAGGTCGCCCGGATCCCCGCCGTCCCGGCCGCGGCCGCCTTGGCCCGCGAGCCGCAGCCGCTGCCCGTGCATCACTCCGGGCGGGATGGTGACCTGGACCTCGCGAGGTCCGGTCGGGCCCGCCAG from Frankia alni ACN14a harbors:
- a CDS encoding chaperone modulator CbpM, which translates into the protein MTTLLVRAGARTQGLDLDAFCGAAHLHPDLVRRLVTLGLLDAEIDPAGHYTLAMTAVARAGRIERLRRDLGITYTATGVVLDLLDRIDELERLLRARPARGEVHPWT